The Vibrio sp. NTOU-M3 genomic sequence GATGTTGTCGACTTGATTAATGCCTTCATTCAAAGCCATGTCCAAGTACTTATTGAGCTTAGCTAAGTCGTCCACCTTAACGGTGACACTACGTGAAGCACGGTAGCCAACTAACTCTGGCTTACCTTTTTTAGGGTAATGATACTGAGGCGCGATATATAAGTTAGAGCTAGAGATGTTGTCATTCGCAATTCCCGACTCTTTCAGGCGTGATAAAAAGCCCTCAACAACTTTATCAACCGCCTGCTTTGCTTGTTCCGCCGTCATTGTTGATTCTACAACTTTCACCGAGAATTCGGCCATGTCTGGGGTTGCCGTTACCTCACCATAACCCGTTGTCACTAAATGGGGAAAGTTGGGTGATTCAGCCATCACGTTCCAACTAACAATGCCGGATAATACAACGGCAAGCATAGATGCAAATTTCATTACTATCACCTTATACAATTCACTTAGTTACATAATAGGCCTGCTCTGTCGCTTGACTAGCCATAGGTTGGCAAACTAACACAATTTTGACTGAGTTTACTTTGCCATGGTCGCACGCGCATAACTCAAAATAGCATCTGTGATCTCAGATAAAATACCAGTTTCTAACTGCCAGTGATGCCAATACATTTTATGCGAGATACAGTAATCTGGGGCGATATTGACCAATTCGCCACCTTCAAGCTCACTACGGATCTGTATTTCCGGGATTAAACAGTAAGCCAATCCCGCGACGGCCAATTTTACAAATGCCTCAGAACTCCCCACAGTGTGGTTGATGACACTATTTCTTTGAATGCCAAAACGTTCGTGGAGAAATTGGGTGTGCATGAGATCATACTGATCAAACGATACCGCAGGCGCACGTTTGACTGCCTCTCTATTCATGCCATTAGGAAAGTAATGTTCGACAAAACTCGGACTAGCAACACAAACGTAATTCATGGTTCCCAAATATTCTGCATCACAACCGGAGAAAGGCGTTGCTTGCAAACTAATTGCTCCCGCAACTTCACCTCTTTTTAGCTTATCGATAGTACGATTTTCGTCATAGACCTTTAATGCAATCTCTATTTGATGATGTTGCAGCACAGGTTCGAGTGCAGGCAACAACCACGTAGCTAAGCTGTCGGCATTTGTTGCAATTGAAACCTGCACAGGCTTTGTTGTAGCTAAATTGCTTAACTCTGGCAGGAGCTCATATTCTAACAATTTGATCTGACGATATAAGCCAAGTAATTTCTTTCCAATGTGTGTCGGTTGCGGAGGCTGCTCTCGCACTAAAACAGGCTGAGCTAAAAATTTCTCTAATTGCTTGATCCGTTGAGAGATAGCCGATTGCGACACGAACAATGCTTCCGCACCACGCTCAAATCCACCTTGTTCAACAACCGCATCAAGTGCTTCTATCCACTTGTAATCTAATCCTCTCATCATCCACTCCAGTGCATTAAAATATCTTATATAGCATAAATATCATTAATTATACTTATCAAGAATTTCTCATTATCTTGATGCAAATAGTCATGACATTGAGGAAAAAGCAGCATGAGTTGGTGGGTTTTATTACAAGGATTTGGCTTAGGTGCCAGTATGATCGTTCCAATTGGAGCACAAAATGCCTACGTGCTTAATCAGGGGATCAAACGAAACCACCACCTGACAACAGCAACGGTTTGTAGTGTCCTTGATGTACTCTTTATTTCTCTTGGGGTGTTCGGGGGCGGAGCACTTTTATCTCAAAATGAAACCCTGCTGACCTCTGTCACTATCGGTGGTATTGCATTTCTTAGTGGTTATGGCGTACTGTCATTTTATAGTGCACTTCAACCACACACTAATTCAGAACAACACAACACCGATAGCGTTAAAGGACGTAAGGTTGTCATACTGGGTGCATTAGCGGTCACCGTATTAAACCCACATCTTTATTTAGATACTGTCGTGATCCTTGGCTCTATTGGAGGGCAATACCAAGGTGCTGATCGTATTGCTTTTGCGATAGGCACAATCATGGCATCTTTTGTGTGGTTTTATACCTTATCTATTGGTGCCGCTAAACTCGCTCCTAAGCTGTCTCAACCTATCGTAAAGAAAACCATCGACATTGCTGTTGGTATTATGATGTTTATCATCGCCACAATGTTAATCACACAGTTGTTTCACTAGTTCAGGAAAACACATGGAAAAGGTTAATGACATATACCAATTCAACCTGAAATTACTACGAGGTATTGGTATCGAATTTAAAGAATGGCGACACGAACCAATTCTTGACTTCGCCACTGATGAACGAGTGGCTACACAATTGGGATGGACGGGAACGCACAGTAAAAGCTTATTTCTTAAGTTGAAAGGAAGTGGTTATGCATTGTTTCTCACGGATAAAGATTCTCGCTTAGCAAGTAAAACCATTAAACAACTTCTTGGTAAGAAGCCTGAGATATGTGGGAACAACGAAATGACAGAGGTTATCGGTTGCTTACCTGGCGCAGTGTGTCCTTTTGGGCTACCTGAAGAGATCCCACTTATTGTCGATAAACGCTTGTACCAGCACAGAGAGCTGCTTTACACGCCTGGAGATCCCCAAGCAACAATTGGAATATCAGGAACCGCACTACAACAAATCTTAACTCGGCTCACCAACCCTATCTTTGAGATATAAAAAAGCGAGGCTCTTGGCCTCGCTTTTCTTTTTACTCTACCTAATTAAGCTTCAACTTTATTTAGGTGAACATCCATTTGTGGGAATGGGATTTCGATACCTGCTGCATCAAGCGCTTCTTTGATCGCTTGAGTTGAATCGAAGTAAACATCCCAGTAATCCGCTGTTTTACACCAAGGGCGCACAACAAAGTTTACAGAAGAGTCTGCCAGTGCCAGTACGCCGATTTGGATACCAGGCTCTTGCAAAATACGAGTATCTTTCTCTAGCGCTTCACGAATTACTTCTTTAGTTTGCTTAAGATCAGCACCGTAAGAAACACCAATCACTAGATCAACACGACGAGTCTCATGGCGAGAATAGTTAGTAATTGGGCCACCAATAACGGAAGCGTTAGGCACAACTACCATTTTGTTATCTGGTGTTTTTAGAATCGTTTGAAAAATTTGGATTGCATCAACAGAACCTGCGACGCCACCAATTTCAACATAGTCGCCAGACTTAAACGGACGGAAAGCAACGATTAGCACGCCCGCTGCAAAGTTAGATAGTGAGCCTTGTAGCGCAAGACCAACTGCTAAACCTGCCGCACCGATTACAGCAACAACAGATGCAGTTTGAACACCCACACGGCCTAGTGCCGCGATAAGTACGATAACAAATAGAAGATAGCGAACTAAACCATGAATAAACTCAACAACGGCTTTGTCCATTTTTTTCTTTTCAAGCATTTTTGAAACGCTATTCGCTACCATCTTCACAATGATGTTACCGATAAACAGAATAACAATTGCTGAGATGATATTTACACCGTACTGAATAAGTAGATCTGAATTGTTGGTAAGCCAAGTTTCTGCTTTAGCTAGACCATCAACTAATGTGGTATCCACACCAGATTCTGCTGCCATAATTAGTATCCTCAAATATAAACGATTCTATGAATCAAAATGCATTTTCTGCCTGATTTAGGCTTACTGCCTTATTGGTTTTCTGAACATACGCCAGTTTTTTGGCACAATATCTTATTTTACATAATTTGCAAAGTCAGAATTTCGCAAACTATATAAAACAAATAGTTAGCTTCAGAAGCGAAAAAAATCGTTACAAGATTACGCAAAGTCCTTACATTTCGCTAGCGTTTTCTGCGCATTCGTGGGTATGTCTGAATTTCTAAACAGACTCTAGATACAAAAAAACCCGCTCCTAAGAGCGGGTTTTTAAAACTCAATTCAGACGAATTATAGTACGTCGATTGCGTTAAGGTCAGCAAATGCTTGCTCAAGACGAGTAACCATTGAAGACTGAGCAGCACGTAGCCATACGCGTGGATCGTAGTACTTCTTGTTTGGTGCATCTTCACCAGTTGGGTTACCGATTTGACCTTGTAGGTAATCGTGGTTTTCAGCTTCGAACTGACGGATACCGTCCCAAGTTGCCCACTGTGTATCTGTATCGATGTTCATCTTGATAACACCGTAGCCGATAGACTCACGGATTTCTTCAAGGCTAGAACCAGAACCGCCGTGGAAAACGAAGTTTAGAGCGTTTGGTGCAATACCAAATTTCTCTGCACAGTAAGCTTGAGAGTCACGTAGGATTGTTGGAGTCAGAACAACGTTACCTGGCTTGTATACACCGTGTACGTTACCGAAAGAAGCTGCGATAGTGAAACGTGGGCTGATAGCGTTTAGTTTCTCGTAAGCGTACGCAACGTCTTCTGGAGAAGTGTAAAGCTCAGATGCGTCCATATCAGAGTTATCTACGCCATCTTCTTCACCACCAGTACAACCTAGTTCGATTTCTAGAGTCATGTTCATTTTAGCCATGCGCTCTAGGTACTTAGCAGAAATTTCGATGTTCTCTTCTAGAGACTCTTCAGAAAGATCGATCATGTGAGAAGAGAATAGTGGCTTACCAGTTTGCGCGAAGAACTCTTCGCCAGCGTCTAGTAGACCGTCAATCCATGGTAGAAGTTTCTTAGCAGCGTGGTCTGTGTGTAGGATTACAGGCACACCGTAAGCTTCAGCTACAGCGTGAACGTATTTAGCACCAGCTACAGCACCAAGGATTTGATTTTCTTGACCTTCAAGTTTTAGACCTTTACCAGCGAAGAAAGCAGCACCGCCGTTAGAGAACTGAACGATAACTGGCGCTTTAACTTTTGCAGCTGCTTCAAGTACTGCGTTTACTGAATCAGTACCTACACAGTTTACTGCTGGAAGTGCAAATTTGTTCTCTTTTGCTACTTCAAATACTTTCTGTACGTCGTCGCCAGAGATAACACCTGGTTTTACGAAATCGAAGATCTTAGACATGGATTTAATCCTATTTATCTGTCGTTTTAAAAATAAAACTTGTTAAGTTTAAATTCTTGCAAACGTTTGCTCACAACTCGCGCTATTCTAGCAAAAAAGTGTGATGTGCAGCAAACAAGAAAGCGGGAGATTAACTCTCCCGCTTTCACTTAATTACTTAGCGCGCTCTTCAAGCATTGCTACCGCAGGAAGTACTTTACCTTCAACGAACTCAAGGAATGCACCACCACCAGTAGAGATGTAAGATACGTCAGCTTTGATACCGAACTTGTCGATAGCTGCTAGCGTGTCACCACCACCTGCAACAGAGAAACCTGCAGACTCAGCGATTGCTTTAGAGATACCTGCAGTACCTGCTTCGAAATTCTTGAATTCGAATACGCCTACAGGGCCGTTCCAAAGGATAGTTTTTGCGTTAGCGATGATTTCAGCTAGTGCTGCAGTTGATTCTGGACCTAGGTCGAAAATCATGTCGTCATCAGCAACTTCAGATACGTGCTTGATTTCAGCTTCTGCGTTCTCATCGAAAGCTTTTGCACATGCAACGTCAGTCGCAACTGGAATTGCACACTCTTTCATTAGCTTCTGAGCAGTTTCAACTAGGTCTGCTTCGTATAGAGACTTACCTACATTGTGGCCTTCAGCTGCGATGAAGGTGTTTGCGATACCACCACCAACAACCAGTTGGTCAGCAACTTTAGATAGAGACTCAAGAACTGTTAGTTTAGTAGAAACTTTAGAACCACCAACGATAGCAACTAGTGGACGCTCTGGGTTATCCATTGCTTTACCTAGTGCTTCAAGTTCAGCAGCTAGTAGAGGACCAGCACACGCAACAGGTGCGTTCATGCCAACACCGTGAGTAGATGCTTGAGCACGGTGAGCCGTACCGAATGCATCCATTACGAAGATGTCACATAGTGCAGCGTACTTCTTAGATAGCTCTTCTTCGTTCTTCTTCTCGCCTTTGTTAAAGCGAACGTTTTCAAGAACAACAAGCTCACCTGCGTTTAGCTCTAGGCCATCTAGGTAATCTTTCGCTAGTTTAACTTCGCAATCTAGTGCGTCGTTTAGGTAGTTAACTACAGGTTGTAGAGAGAACTCTTCTGCGTATTCACCTTCAGTTGGACGACCTAGGTGAGAAGTAACCATAACTTTAGCGCCTGCTTCTAGACAGTGCTTGATCGTTGGTAGAGATGCTAGGATACGTGCATCAGAAGTCACTTTGCCTTCTTTTACTGGTACGTTTAGGTCCGCACGGATAAATACACGTTTACCTGCTAGTTCCAGGTCAGTCATCTTGATTACAGACATGATGTGTCCTCTCAAATATTCAATAAGTAAAGTTTTTCAGTAGCCCGGCAACCCTGCCAGACCTATAAATTCTTCAAACTGGTTTTGATATGGAGTCGCTGATTATTTATTTCAAGTATAAAAATAAATATTTCTCCATCGCTGCGTTACGACTTATTTTGCAGCTTGCATTGCGAGCGCCGTATCCAGCATGCGGTTCGCAAAGCCCCATTCGTTGTC encodes the following:
- a CDS encoding oxidative stress defense protein is translated as MKFASMLAVVLSGIVSWNVMAESPNFPHLVTTGYGEVTATPDMAEFSVKVVESTMTAEQAKQAVDKVVEGFLSRLKESGIANDNISSSNLYIAPQYHYPKKGKPELVGYRASRSVTVKVDDLAKLNKYLDMALNEGINQVDNIQLKVRDQAKYQEQARMSAIKDANMKAKSLAQGFEKKLGDVWRVDYNMPSAQPMLMRSMAMDAKMESNSYQDSTIVIRDRVDVIYKLD
- a CDS encoding LysR family transcriptional regulator ArgP, whose protein sequence is MRGLDYKWIEALDAVVEQGGFERGAEALFVSQSAISQRIKQLEKFLAQPVLVREQPPQPTHIGKKLLGLYRQIKLLEYELLPELSNLATTKPVQVSIATNADSLATWLLPALEPVLQHHQIEIALKVYDENRTIDKLKRGEVAGAISLQATPFSGCDAEYLGTMNYVCVASPSFVEHYFPNGMNREAVKRAPAVSFDQYDLMHTQFLHERFGIQRNSVINHTVGSSEAFVKLAVAGLAYCLIPEIQIRSELEGGELVNIAPDYCISHKMYWHHWQLETGILSEITDAILSYARATMAK
- a CDS encoding LysE/ArgO family amino acid transporter, with protein sequence MSWWVLLQGFGLGASMIVPIGAQNAYVLNQGIKRNHHLTTATVCSVLDVLFISLGVFGGGALLSQNETLLTSVTIGGIAFLSGYGVLSFYSALQPHTNSEQHNTDSVKGRKVVILGALAVTVLNPHLYLDTVVILGSIGGQYQGADRIAFAIGTIMASFVWFYTLSIGAAKLAPKLSQPIVKKTIDIAVGIMMFIIATMLITQLFH
- a CDS encoding YbaK/EbsC family protein, yielding MEKVNDIYQFNLKLLRGIGIEFKEWRHEPILDFATDERVATQLGWTGTHSKSLFLKLKGSGYALFLTDKDSRLASKTIKQLLGKKPEICGNNEMTEVIGCLPGAVCPFGLPEEIPLIVDKRLYQHRELLYTPGDPQATIGISGTALQQILTRLTNPIFEI
- the mscS gene encoding small-conductance mechanosensitive channel MscS — encoded protein: MAAESGVDTTLVDGLAKAETWLTNNSDLLIQYGVNIISAIVILFIGNIIVKMVANSVSKMLEKKKMDKAVVEFIHGLVRYLLFVIVLIAALGRVGVQTASVVAVIGAAGLAVGLALQGSLSNFAAGVLIVAFRPFKSGDYVEIGGVAGSVDAIQIFQTILKTPDNKMVVVPNASVIGGPITNYSRHETRRVDLVIGVSYGADLKQTKEVIREALEKDTRILQEPGIQIGVLALADSSVNFVVRPWCKTADYWDVYFDSTQAIKEALDAAGIEIPFPQMDVHLNKVEA
- the fbaA gene encoding class II fructose-bisphosphate aldolase, whose protein sequence is MSKIFDFVKPGVISGDDVQKVFEVAKENKFALPAVNCVGTDSVNAVLEAAAKVKAPVIVQFSNGGAAFFAGKGLKLEGQENQILGAVAGAKYVHAVAEAYGVPVILHTDHAAKKLLPWIDGLLDAGEEFFAQTGKPLFSSHMIDLSEESLEENIEISAKYLERMAKMNMTLEIELGCTGGEEDGVDNSDMDASELYTSPEDVAYAYEKLNAISPRFTIAASFGNVHGVYKPGNVVLTPTILRDSQAYCAEKFGIAPNALNFVFHGGSGSSLEEIRESIGYGVIKMNIDTDTQWATWDGIRQFEAENHDYLQGQIGNPTGEDAPNKKYYDPRVWLRAAQSSMVTRLEQAFADLNAIDVL
- a CDS encoding phosphoglycerate kinase codes for the protein MSVIKMTDLELAGKRVFIRADLNVPVKEGKVTSDARILASLPTIKHCLEAGAKVMVTSHLGRPTEGEYAEEFSLQPVVNYLNDALDCEVKLAKDYLDGLELNAGELVVLENVRFNKGEKKNEEELSKKYAALCDIFVMDAFGTAHRAQASTHGVGMNAPVACAGPLLAAELEALGKAMDNPERPLVAIVGGSKVSTKLTVLESLSKVADQLVVGGGIANTFIAAEGHNVGKSLYEADLVETAQKLMKECAIPVATDVACAKAFDENAEAEIKHVSEVADDDMIFDLGPESTAALAEIIANAKTILWNGPVGVFEFKNFEAGTAGISKAIAESAGFSVAGGGDTLAAIDKFGIKADVSYISTGGGAFLEFVEGKVLPAVAMLEERAK